The genomic segment CCCGTGCTAGATGATACTTGCATGACAAATCCTTTTTCTATTATCTTTGTACATATTATATCGACTTAAACCCAACCTACATAAAGTTTTTATTTTTATGTACAAAAATTTAAAACTTAGGTTATAATTCTTCTTGATGAAAGATTTTTGTGTGCGAGTTCATCTATAGTATATTCTGCTAGACAAACGACTCTCCCTATATTTTGACTCCACTTCCAAAAGAAGTGAATTTTTACCACAGAGGTACTACACATGGCAGAATTGCTAGACGGATCAGTTAAATGGTTCAATGAAGAAAAAGGTTATGGTTTCATTCAACAAGAAAATGGCGGAAAAGATGTATTCGTACACTTTCGTCAAGTAAACAGAACAGGTCCGGGTCGTGTTTCTTTAGCTGAAGGTCAAAAGGTAACTTTTGAACTTGGTGAAGGTCAAAAAGGTCCTCAAGCTGAGAATGTAACACCTCTATAAGGTTTTACCTTGCAGGCATTTTTGCCTGCAAATCTTTTACTTTAATCTACATCTTTAATTACTTTTTACTTCCTGACGCTCTTTAAAAAAACAAAACTCGTCTTAATAAAACCGTTTTTCTCATAAAATTTATGTGCTTTTTCTCTGGCAAAACCTGATGACA from the Sulfurimonas sp. genome contains:
- a CDS encoding cold-shock protein, which gives rise to MAELLDGSVKWFNEEKGYGFIQQENGGKDVFVHFRQVNRTGPGRVSLAEGQKVTFELGEGQKGPQAENVTPL